Proteins encoded by one window of Vampirovibrionales bacterium:
- a CDS encoding HD domain-containing protein, protein MQTPPGMPSSYDAHASDSPFDAAAQRRDPLEAIYALNVGDFLTEDFMSADLLDKIADSVGSCPDKLRRQLDEMIQIYSLEKTLGVMGFQPDESFVLYDSIASTLARMFQADACHLFQITRRESGEEGLSLTGTSKDFTGPGRWQVGLELKPDSLFLPAWEDGRPITLLNVQEDPRWEPIPRLGQENVRALLAMPMTEAGKRLGLLTLERYEAHPFSSELLSLADATAKLFVVAMRLQQLSARAQAEILQGADQTRLDELRSLRAQMTENIADLGAHQQRFVECLGAAIDARCRFMRGHARQVAEIARRIAETMDLNEKTVDLAYYAGLLGAIGKMEIPRQVLVKEEGLQREEWEALRGHPNVGASLLAQIHFLSDVVPYVTYQNARWDGSGSPAGLAGRDIPLGSRILAVADAYAAMSADRPYRGDGLAHEDALRLLAREAGVKWDPAVVRALAALPAPDRL, encoded by the coding sequence ATGCAAACGCCTCCGGGCATGCCTTCCTCGTATGACGCTCATGCGTCCGATTCGCCGTTTGACGCCGCCGCCCAGCGCCGCGATCCGCTCGAAGCCATCTACGCCCTCAACGTGGGGGACTTCCTGACCGAAGACTTCATGTCGGCCGACCTGCTCGATAAGATCGCCGACAGCGTGGGCTCGTGCCCCGACAAGCTCAGGCGCCAGCTCGACGAGATGATTCAAATCTACTCGCTCGAAAAAACCCTCGGCGTGATGGGCTTTCAACCCGACGAAAGCTTTGTCCTGTACGATTCCATTGCCTCCACTCTGGCGCGGATGTTTCAGGCTGACGCCTGCCATCTGTTCCAGATTACGCGACGCGAAAGCGGCGAAGAAGGCCTGAGCCTGACCGGCACCTCCAAAGACTTCACGGGCCCCGGCCGCTGGCAGGTCGGTCTGGAGTTGAAGCCCGACAGCCTGTTTCTCCCTGCATGGGAAGACGGACGCCCCATAACGCTGCTCAACGTGCAGGAAGACCCCCGCTGGGAGCCGATACCGCGTTTGGGGCAGGAAAACGTCCGGGCCCTGCTCGCCATGCCCATGACCGAGGCCGGAAAACGCTTGGGCTTGCTGACGCTGGAGCGTTACGAGGCGCATCCGTTCAGCTCCGAGCTGCTGTCGCTGGCCGATGCCACGGCCAAACTCTTTGTCGTGGCCATGCGCTTGCAGCAATTGTCAGCCCGCGCACAGGCAGAAATCCTGCAGGGCGCAGATCAGACCCGCCTCGATGAGCTGAGAAGCCTGCGCGCGCAAATGACCGAGAATATCGCGGATCTGGGCGCGCATCAGCAACGCTTTGTCGAGTGCCTCGGCGCTGCTATCGACGCGCGCTGCCGCTTTATGCGCGGCCATGCCCGCCAGGTCGCCGAAATCGCCCGCCGTATCGCGGAAACGATGGATTTGAACGAGAAAACCGTCGATCTGGCCTATTACGCCGGACTGTTGGGCGCGATCGGTAAGATGGAAATCCCGCGTCAGGTGCTGGTCAAAGAAGAAGGCCTCCAGCGCGAGGAATGGGAGGCCCTGCGCGGTCATCCCAACGTCGGCGCGTCTCTGCTGGCGCAGATTCACTTCCTGTCGGACGTTGTGCCGTACGTCACGTACCAGAATGCTCGCTGGGACGGCAGCGGCAGCCCCGCCGGACTCGCAGGCCGCGATATTCCGCTGGGATCCCGGATTCTGGCGGTGGCCGACGCCTATGCGGCCATGTCCGCCGACCGACCGTATCGCGGCGACGGCCTGGCCCACGAGGACGCGCTGCGCTTGCTGGCGCGCGAGGCGGGCGTTAAATGGGATCCCGCCGTGGTGCGGGCGCTGGCGGCCCTCCCGGCCCCGGATCGGTTATAA
- a CDS encoding ABC transporter ATP-binding protein → MSVSPAVADPSAQAEAPAIEAHGLVKRYKGVLALDGVSFEAPARSVFCVLGPNGAGKTTLLKILTTMTRPDEGDARILGHDIRRNAMAIRSQIGVVSQDNHFETYFTVWQNLALHAELHGMARETYTPRIEALLRQVDLYDRRHAKCDELSGGMQRRISLIRALIHHPRLLFLDEPTTGLDPVARRQLWQTIADIRDNTAIILTTHYMEEADVLSDCILMMHRGRAVMSGSPQALKRRVTPLNRYELLLRTPQARALAARIDAALNANAGAGGASGGERMRVTLCVGDDPYRLEMKLADSADLSALLTLIEPDALLRVGALEADLEDVFLAVASGASLTGEGA, encoded by the coding sequence ATGTCTGTTTCGCCTGCCGTTGCCGATCCATCCGCTCAGGCGGAAGCGCCGGCGATTGAAGCCCACGGGCTGGTCAAACGCTATAAGGGCGTGTTGGCGCTGGACGGCGTGTCGTTTGAGGCCCCGGCCCGATCCGTGTTTTGCGTGCTGGGCCCTAACGGCGCCGGCAAAACCACGCTGCTGAAGATCCTCACCACAATGACCCGCCCGGATGAAGGCGACGCCCGCATTCTGGGACACGACATCCGCCGAAACGCCATGGCCATCCGCTCGCAAATTGGGGTGGTCTCACAAGACAATCACTTTGAGACGTATTTTACGGTGTGGCAGAATCTGGCGCTGCACGCCGAACTCCATGGCATGGCGCGCGAGACGTATACGCCGCGCATTGAAGCCCTGTTACGCCAAGTGGATTTATATGACCGCCGCCATGCCAAATGCGACGAGCTTTCTGGCGGGATGCAACGGCGTATTTCTTTGATTCGCGCGTTAATTCACCATCCGCGCCTGTTATTTCTGGATGAGCCCACCACCGGGCTGGATCCGGTCGCCCGCCGACAGCTCTGGCAGACGATTGCGGATATTCGCGACAATACGGCCATTATTCTGACAACCCACTACATGGAAGAGGCCGACGTCCTGAGCGATTGCATTCTGATGATGCATCGCGGCCGGGCGGTTATGAGCGGCTCGCCGCAGGCCCTCAAACGCCGCGTGACGCCCCTGAATCGCTATGAACTCCTGCTGCGAACGCCTCAGGCGCGCGCATTGGCGGCGCGCATCGATGCCGCGCTGAATGCGAATGCCGGCGCGGGCGGGGCCTCGGGCGGCGAAAGGATGCGGGTGACGCTGTGCGTCGGCGACGATCCGTATCGCCTGGAAATGAAGCTGGCCGACAGCGCGGATCTCTCGGCCCTGCTGACGCTCATTGAGCCTGATGCGCTCTTGCGCGTGGGGGCGCTGGAGGCGGATCTGGAAGATGTCTTTCTGGCGGTGGCGTCCGGGGCGTCGTTGACGGGGGAAGGCGCATGA
- a CDS encoding ABC transporter permease yields MSGLHFRRGALPIFRKVVAIETDSWVLESLTTIAIPVSFYLAFGMGLRGQIQNVDGMPYMAFITPGLITMTILLEAFKIGAWNLWLGRWHNRMIHEFRIKPIATVDIIIGEILGAFTMALAKGALVALILYLLSPYALSVGALGAYLAYLFPGSILFTCFGTMVGTFFRKPDQIAQSQAIVITPLLYLGGLFFPTSAFPEWAQPLVRWLPTTALFEGGRHAFITGVFHGASWLGLCAMALISVVVAAVVFDRELSR; encoded by the coding sequence ATGAGCGGCTTGCATTTTCGGCGCGGGGCGCTGCCGATTTTTCGCAAGGTCGTGGCCATCGAGACCGATAGCTGGGTGCTGGAATCGCTGACCACGATTGCGATTCCGGTGTCGTTCTATCTGGCGTTCGGCATGGGGCTGCGCGGCCAGATTCAGAACGTGGACGGCATGCCGTACATGGCCTTTATTACGCCGGGCCTGATTACGATGACGATTCTGCTGGAAGCCTTCAAGATCGGCGCCTGGAATCTGTGGCTGGGACGCTGGCACAACCGCATGATTCACGAGTTCCGCATCAAGCCGATCGCCACAGTGGACATTATCATCGGCGAGATTCTGGGCGCGTTTACGATGGCGCTGGCCAAAGGCGCGTTGGTGGCGCTGATCCTGTACCTGCTGAGCCCCTACGCCCTGAGCGTCGGCGCGCTGGGGGCATATCTGGCGTATCTGTTTCCGGGCTCGATTCTGTTTACCTGCTTTGGGACGATGGTCGGGACGTTCTTTCGCAAGCCGGATCAAATTGCGCAGTCGCAGGCGATTGTCATTACGCCGCTGCTGTATCTGGGCGGCCTGTTTTTTCCGACGAGCGCGTTTCCTGAGTGGGCCCAGCCGCTGGTGCGCTGGCTGCCGACCACAGCCCTGTTTGAAGGCGGGCGCCACGCGTTTATAACCGGGGTTTTTCATGGGGCGTCGTGGCTGGGGCTCTGCGCCATGGCGTTGATCAGCGTGGTCGTGGCCGCCGTGGTCTTTGATCGCGAGCTGTCCAGATAG